A genomic region of Photobacterium swingsii contains the following coding sequences:
- a CDS encoding fructosamine kinase family protein, whose amino-acid sequence MWQAISHQLSEILDRPFKIREHQLIEAGDINQCYCISDGDERFFVKLNDRELLPIFETEAESLRMLAESDSIDVPKFIHMGVSRDKSFLILNYLPTKLIDDKSAFVLGKELANLHLWGEQAEYGFDLDNYIGLTPQPNKWRRKWCRFFAEQRIAWQLQLCEEKGIKFGNIDTITGNVIELLVQHQPKPSLLHGDLWHGNSALSVNGPIIFDPAAYWGDRECDIAMTELFNGFPDSFYEGYASVWPLDAGYEERRDLYNLYHVLNHCNLFGGDYLLQAEHIISKLGLTD is encoded by the coding sequence ATGTGGCAAGCAATTTCTCACCAGCTTTCAGAAATACTTGATCGACCATTTAAGATTCGCGAACATCAGCTGATCGAAGCTGGTGACATTAACCAGTGCTATTGCATCAGCGATGGTGATGAACGCTTCTTTGTTAAATTGAATGATCGTGAGCTATTACCGATCTTTGAAACAGAAGCTGAAAGCCTTCGCATGTTGGCGGAATCAGACAGCATTGATGTCCCTAAATTCATACATATGGGCGTCAGTCGTGATAAATCTTTCCTTATTCTCAACTACCTACCAACTAAATTAATCGATGATAAATCCGCCTTTGTACTAGGTAAAGAGCTCGCTAATCTACACCTGTGGGGCGAGCAAGCAGAGTATGGATTTGACCTTGATAATTATATTGGGTTAACACCACAACCCAACAAATGGCGACGTAAATGGTGCCGTTTTTTTGCAGAGCAACGTATTGCGTGGCAATTGCAATTATGCGAAGAAAAAGGAATTAAATTTGGCAACATTGACACCATAACAGGTAATGTCATTGAACTGCTGGTACAACATCAACCTAAACCCTCACTGCTTCATGGTGATTTGTGGCATGGCAATTCAGCGCTCAGCGTAAATGGACCAATTATATTTGATCCTGCTGCTTATTGGGGCGACAGAGAGTGTGATATTGCCATGACAGAACTGTTTAACGGTTTTCCCGACAGCTTTTACGAAGGCTATGCGTCGGTATGGCCGTTAGATGCCGGTTATGAAGAACGCCGTGATTTATATAACCTTTATCATGTGCTGAATCATTGCAACCTGTTTGGTGGCGATTATCTACTGCAAGCAGAGCACATAATTAGCAAGCTCGGCTTGACTGACTAA
- the hutH gene encoding histidine ammonia-lyase has translation MNQTHTYHLEIMPGKLTLSQLRDVNRHPIHLSLHASAYPDMNTSVEAVTRVIDEDKTVYGINTGFGLLANTRIAVEDLETLQRSIVLSHAAGIGEFMDDATVRLMMVLKVNSLARGYSGIRPLVVDALIQLVNAGVYPCIPKKGSVGASGDLAPLAHMSTVLLGEGEARIKGEVVSGKTALEYAGLTPITLAPKEGLALLNGTQASTAFALEGLFAAEDLFASATVCGAMSVEAALGSRRPFDPRIHRVRGHRSQMDAAQAYRHLLDTTSEIGQSHQQCEKVQDPYSLRCQPQVMGACLQQIRHSASVLEVEANSVSDNPLVFADDDDIISGGNFHAEPVAMAADNLALAIAEIGSLSERRMALLIDSGLSKLPPFLVNNGGVNSGFMIAQVTSAALASENKSLAHPASVDSLPTSANQEDHVSMATFAARRLYEMAANTRGILAVELLAAAQGIDFRHPHKSSPRIEEAKAALRERVSFYDKDRYFAPDIEKANALLLEAQYNDLMPAQLLPSICK, from the coding sequence ATGAATCAAACCCACACTTACCACCTTGAAATAATGCCGGGCAAGCTCACCCTTAGCCAGTTACGTGACGTGAATCGCCACCCTATTCACTTATCATTGCACGCATCGGCTTACCCAGACATGAATACCAGCGTCGAAGCTGTCACTCGCGTGATTGATGAAGACAAAACCGTTTACGGTATTAATACAGGGTTTGGCTTACTGGCAAACACACGCATTGCTGTCGAAGACTTAGAGACCCTACAACGCAGTATTGTTTTATCGCATGCCGCAGGTATCGGAGAGTTCATGGATGACGCCACTGTGCGCCTCATGATGGTATTAAAAGTGAATAGCCTTGCACGTGGCTATTCTGGCATTCGCCCACTGGTTGTCGATGCGCTTATACAACTTGTTAACGCTGGCGTGTACCCTTGTATTCCGAAAAAAGGCTCAGTCGGCGCATCAGGGGATTTAGCCCCTCTCGCGCATATGAGTACGGTTTTACTGGGAGAAGGTGAAGCCAGAATCAAAGGCGAAGTGGTATCAGGCAAGACCGCACTAGAATATGCAGGCCTCACGCCAATTACCTTAGCACCAAAAGAAGGCCTAGCTCTGTTGAATGGTACGCAAGCCTCAACAGCGTTTGCGCTTGAAGGTCTGTTTGCAGCCGAAGATCTGTTTGCATCGGCCACCGTGTGTGGCGCTATGTCAGTTGAAGCCGCATTAGGCAGCCGTCGTCCTTTCGACCCAAGAATCCACCGTGTCCGTGGCCATCGCAGCCAAATGGATGCCGCTCAGGCTTATCGTCATTTACTTGATACCACCAGCGAAATTGGACAGTCACATCAGCAATGTGAAAAAGTACAAGATCCTTACTCGCTGCGTTGCCAACCACAAGTTATGGGGGCATGCCTACAGCAAATTCGTCACTCAGCCTCCGTTCTCGAAGTAGAAGCTAACTCTGTTTCTGACAACCCATTGGTGTTTGCCGACGATGATGACATTATCTCTGGTGGTAACTTCCATGCTGAGCCTGTTGCTATGGCTGCGGATAACCTCGCTCTCGCCATCGCTGAAATAGGCAGTTTGTCTGAGCGTCGTATGGCCTTACTGATTGATAGTGGCTTAAGTAAATTACCACCGTTTCTCGTCAATAACGGCGGTGTAAACTCAGGCTTTATGATTGCACAAGTCACCTCTGCAGCTTTAGCAAGCGAGAATAAAAGCTTGGCACACCCAGCATCAGTCGATAGCTTACCAACCTCGGCCAATCAGGAAGACCATGTTTCTATGGCGACATTTGCAGCCCGTCGCTTATATGAAATGGCAGCGAATACCCGTGGTATTCTCGCTGTAGAATTATTAGCAGCAGCACAAGGGATAGACTTCCGCCACCCTCACAAAAGTTCACCACGCATAGAAGAGGCAAAGGCAGCGCTTCGTGAACGCGTGAGCTTTTACGATAAAGATCGCTACTTTGCGCCAGATATCGAAAAAGCCAATGCTTTATTACTCGAAGCACAATATAACGATCTTATGCCGGCTCAGTTACTACCCAGCATTTGTAAATAA